The window CCAAACTGAACATGCCCTTAGAAATGattgtttcaaattttttgttaaaatttgagTTATAAGTCATTATCTAATGAATTGAAATTTGTTATGGTATAGTTCTATGAGTGATATAATACAAGTAAAATATAGGTTTgggtaaattattattattttatttttttatttttgtgatttagaggttatttgaaaattaataatggttgatgattattttaaaaaattgtatgcttttttttataaaatatttaaagggtattaatatataaaaataaaataaaaaaataatttaaaataaaaataaaatattttaatattttaattaataaataaagtaatatgaCGAATGATAAAAGAAagtgaaataaatttttttttttaattttggttattGAAATAACCCAAACTGAATTACCCTTAGactatagaaaaaataataaataataaatatttcgaATGGAATAACATATCtacttaaaaatatcaaaatatgtttGTGAAGACAAaactgattaaaaatataatatttatttaaaaacaccCAAAAGCTTGTtagaatatgtttttttttaaataatttagaagaaaaaaaaataatatttaataattttaatgaagtgataattattttttgtaaaaataattacaagatattaatatatatgagtaataataatataaaatagaaagtattttaattattgaattgcgcaaatataataaatgagaaattaataaaatgacatttaatttaagttattaaattaaCAATCCAGACAGACATTCATTTTAGTTGAGAAGAGAAAAATCTTTTTATTCCAAAATTTGATCTATTGGCAGAggaaatttattttactaatttaaagGTAATGACGTGATAAGCTTTCTTCCCGTATCCCTCCCCTATCCCtcataacaataaaatatatttttttaaacaaatatgtaaataaataaaaagattatacatttgtcaattaatttataaatattatatatagggtttgaattatatgtaaatttatccaaaaaaaaaacacaaataatccACTATTACCAAGTGACGATGCACTAAATGGAAAAGGTTGGATTAGATAGATATCTTGCTGCTTgtttataaatagaaaaaactaAAACCCATGAAGACAACTTTAAATCTCTTCTCTCCCAACTTCACAGCTTGAAGCATAGTTGTCAATAGCGTATAGCGCTAAATAGCGCCAAAGCTTCTCATGGCTATAGCGTAAAGCGAATAGCGTAGCGAgggctatttgaaaataaagcgctaaaacatgtaaatatcaaaaataaaaaacatcacaaaattaaaagtttaaaacataaaaaccaTTAATTCTTAAACTATtactaaacaaaacaaaataaaataaataaataaataaatataaaactattactaaacttatataaatgataaatctaaactataaaatgaaaaacttaCAAGCAAGTTAACGATTTGGCTGTAGAAGATGGCTGTAGAAGACAAAACGGCTAGAGAATAGGAAAGAAGAGAATTGAAAGAGAAAagaattgaaaaagaaaagaagagaaagagaagaattggaaaagaaaagaagagaaagagaagaatttGAAAAGTCGGCGCTATAAAGGGGCTATAGCTATTGGCGCAATTGGCGCTATAGCTAGAAAGGCGGCGCTATTTGAAAGTGTGTAGCCTATAGCGCCTTATAGCTACAAGGGGGCGCTACGCTACGCTATTCGCTATAGCTAGCGCTACGGGCGCTATTGACAACTATGGCTTGAAGCACACCATTCTATTGCCAAAAAGAAGATATCATTATAGATAGAGGAGAAATGCCCATCACATGCtcaactaaatatatttattgccAAAAAAACAGCTTACACTTTGGAGTACTAATACAATAATAGTGTGTTCATTATAAGCCAAATTCTGAATTAATGTCACAAGAATCAAATATAAACTAACCTCAATGTAATTATTGGGTATAGCAAGCAAGATCATCCTAGAAACAAGATCTTGTTCCTGAAATGGGAGTGTAATCAATTAAACAGCAAGGCCTTGTTCCTTTGCTTTCTTCAGCCATTTTAGATTAATCTCCAATGTAGAATAAGCAGAAACCTCTGTCAGACTTTTGCTATCAACTACATAATCAAAAACTTCATAACAATCCGCCACCCTACCATTCCTACATAGAGCCCTCACCAAGGACCCATACGAACCAGACTCGAGCTTCATTTCACCTGATTTCATCGCACTATACAATTCAGTTGCCTTGTCCAGCTTCTTTGCTTTACACAACCCTTGAAGCAATGTGTTATAAGTGCACGAATTGGGATCGCATCCTTTCGATTCCATCTCCTCCAACAATTCTAATGCGCTCAAAACGTTTCCTTCCCTGCACATTCCATTCATCAAAGATGTATATGTAACCGCATCAGGAAAATGACCCATTTCAGCCATGACCTTCAAATACTTCTGCGCTAGGTTAACCCTTCCAGACTTCGACAACCCAAAGATCAGTGTATTATAAGTTACTAAATCAGGTTCCACTTTatcttcattcattttattgAAAACCCAAAGAACCTCACTAGCTCGACTCAACATACAGTAACCcttcataattatattgtaGACGTAAGTATCTGGCTTAAAACCCTCTTGGTTCAATAAGTCAAGCAACCTGATTGCTTCCCTGAGATTCTTTTGGTTACAGACATTGTCAATCAAGATAGTATATGCAATTAGATCTGGCTTTACATCGAAAGACTCCCTCAATTCTCTTATGAAATTGTTAACTGTACTCAAGCACCTGTTCTTGCAGAGACATCGGATGACGCAGTTGTAAGTGTAGGAATCGGGAGGTGCGTGCCTTAAGCAGAGTTCTTTGATCAAATCCACGGCATCGTCCAAACGATCAACAGAACAGAGACTCCTAATGGCGATGTCGGTTGTGACCTTATCCGGTGGAAAGCCTTCCTGTGCCATCAAGTCTAGGGTCCTGCGGACGGAGGAGAGAGGGACATCCGATGATTTACAGGCTTGGGAGAGAATGATGTGATAAGTGGATCGTTCTGGAGAGAAGACGGTGTGGGTCTGTGCCATGTGTTTGATGAGAGAGATTGAGTCATCGAGAGAAGATACAGCAGAGAAAGATTGGAGAAAGGAGTTGGGGAATTTAGAGGCGACTGAGGAAGGGGAAACAGAGGCGATGAAAGAATTGAAAAGGGTTTTAGCATCGGAGAGGCTGGGTGACTTGAAGATGATTGACGGAGCATGTGGGTTCTGGGTGGTTGAGGATTTGCGAGGTGTTCTATTGGAAGATTTATCGGGGAAATTACGGGGCTTTTTAGGGACgggaggaggagaaggagaagaatggTTTTTGAGAATAGTTGATGCCTGATACTGAGCTACTTGCTTCAGCCCTGGTGGTATTTTCCCCATTTCTCTGTTgccgtcttcttcttcttcttcaggtCAGCTACTGTGTTTTTCTGGGTTTGGGATGATCGAAGGGAAGAAGAATTAAGCCATCTTCGGAGGGCGGCTAGAGTCTGGGAAAATGAGGTTTAGggttttaagttaaatttttaaaattatttttttaagaaacctttattggaaatttgatgaaatgagcCTAAtaatgggaaatttgacgaaataaccctcataaAAGGGTTATTTCCAAGTTTAGCATAGgctagataattttttaaaatttaacattttgtcAATGGAAAAAGACCCTTTTGtccctaaattaaaaaaataacattttctcttttctcttttctctttcctcttTCCTTCTCTTTCCTTCCCTTTCCTTCCCTTTCCTTCCCCTTCCGTTTTCTCTCCCGGAGCCCCCTctcctcttttcatattttcGAAACAGGAAGCAACAAacgaccatcatcatcatcatcttcttctcctctcctCCGACGACGAAGCCGAAGGAACCAACTAAGCAACGAACGAACGAAGCAACAATAAAAACACAATAATCTTGTTTAAAGTTATTATTGAGGTTGAGGGTGAGTTTTCTTCGACGCAACGAAGGTTGAAATGGAAGAATAGTTTATGGTTTTAGTGTTTAGTGTttgggtttaggtttaggtttaagTTTATTGGCTGACTAaatcgttttgggtttaaaatgcatctgtcgaaAGCTGTTGCAGgttgtcgcagacgaatgcgcatctgtcgcagacgaatgcgcatctgtcgcagacgaatgcgcatctgtcgcagacgaatgcgcatctgtcgcagacgaatgcgcatctgtcgcagacgaatgcgcattcgtctgcgacagatgcgcattcgtctgcgacagcctgcaacagccttcgacaTATGCATTTTCAACCTTCGTTCGTTCGTTGCTTCGGAGAAAACTCACTTTCAACCTCAACCTTCGTTCGTTCTGCTTTTTTCCGTCGTCGGGAGGTGGATAGTCGTCGggggagaggagaagaagaagaagatgatgatggtggCTTCGTTTTGAGTTGCTTCGTTGGTTCTTTCGGCTTCGTCGTCGggggagaggagaagaagaagaagatgatggtgGCGTTGGTTCCTTCAGCTTCGTCGTCATCGGTCTTCGGGGGTAAGGGaagttgaaaagagagagagagagaggaaggGAAAGGAGAAGGAAAgggaaaagaaaatcaaatttttttttttaaataaagggcAAAAGTGACATTTTGTCTTGGCaaaaggttaaaaatgaaaaaattagtaaagGCATGCTATATATGGtaataaccctcttatgagggttatttcatcaaatttcccctaaTAATTGTCTTAATTGTGCAAATGACCTATGctggatattttctttttttttttcaaaataacactttttattttcgGACAAAAATACATTGTTACGAAAGGAGACGGAACCCTAATTCGTCGAGTGTGTCGCCGCATGACGAGCGTGCCGTAACGAGAAGCGgctatatttttgtaaaaaaaatagggAGGGTTGATTTTGTGCAATTATTTTTAGGCAACCCCGTCATTGTAATTATTATGTCATCTAATCCAATTTCCCTTTATGCTTATTTAAcccttttctattttttatttttaaaaagtttaaacatttaattaccATAATTTATGTGCACTTCCTAtagttgttttctttttaaataagcAAGTTATGATCTACTGTTAAAAAAAGTTtggtaaaataatatatgagaattaataataaaaaaaattcaatagaacaagtcttaaaatatttttgatttatttttataaaatttaaataaaaaaatattacattaattaaaaattcaaaaaacttttttatttttcatataataatattttttttattcaataaaaaataaacaaaccctatatatgatcaaatatccatttaattccccaaaatgttaaaaaattgtatttatcactagggtgagcataatttgggtttacccaaacccaaccataacccaaacccaaaatattaatttgggttggttaatatgggttgggttgagtatgggttgagttgaaTATAGGTTTGGTTAAATTTgagttgggttagggttacccaaattacccaaattatataaatttaatttaattctctattattaccaatataaactaatcatcttccaactttaaatcgaacacgtttttaacatgtttaacatgtttttcacacgcttaacatgtttttcacacgcttaacacgtttttcacacatttaacacgtttttaatatttttaacatgttttcacacttataacacgtttttcacacgtttaacatgttttcacgttttgacacgtttaacacgtttttgacatatttaatacgtgtaacgcgtttttgacaagtttaacatgttttttatgtttttttgcacgtttaacacgtttttaacatatttaacacgtttttaacatatttaacacgttaatacgtttttgataagtttaacacgtttttcacgtttttggcaaatttaaaacgtttttgacattttaacacgtttaacacgtttttgatatgtttaacacgtttaacacgtttttgatatgtttaacacgtttaacacgtttttcacacatccaacacatttttaatatctataacacgttttcacgcttataacacgtttttcacacgtttaacatgttttcacatttttggcacgtttaatacgttttcacactaataacacgtttttcacgtttaacacgtttaacacgtttttgacatgtttaatacgtgtAACGCATTTtggacaagtttaacacgtttttgacacgtttaacacatttttaacataccTAACAcattaatacgtttttgataagtttaacacggttttcacgtttttggcaagtttaacacgtttttgacattttaacacgtttttgatatttttcacacgtttaacacgtttttcacacattttaatattttaacacgttttaaatatttttaacacgttttcacacgtttaacatgttttcacatttttggcacgtttaacacgttttcacactaaaaacacgttttttatgtttaacacgtttaacacgtttttgacatgtttaatatgtgtaacacgtttttgacaagtttaacacgtttttttacgttttttgcacgtttaacatgtttttaacatatttaacacgttaatACGTTATTGATAAGTTAACactgttttcacatttttggcacgtttaacacggttttcacacgtttaacacgtttaacatgtttttcacacgtttaacatgtttttcacgtttttagcatgtttaacacgtttttgacatatttgacacgtttttcacatgttaacacgtttttcacatttttgccatttttaacacgtttttgacatgttgaacgcatttaacacgtttttggctcatttaacacatttttagcacatttaacacgttttggtacatttaacacgttttttacatttttggcacgttttcacgtttttggcacgttttcacgttttgggcACATTTCACGTTgttagcacgtttaacatgtttttgacattttaacacgttttttcacatttaacatattttgacatgtttaccaTGTTTTTTGcacattaacacgttttgataaattataacacgtttttgtcatgtttaacatgtttttgacatgtttaacatgttttcacgttttggcacgtttagcacgtttttcatattttggcacgtcaaacatgtgaaaaacgtattaaatgtgataaaaatgtgagaaacatgttaaacgtgtcaaaaacgtgttaaaatatgccaaaaacgtagaaaacgtgtcaaaacgtgccaaaaacgtgaagaacatataaaaaatatgttaaacataataaaaacatgt is drawn from Impatiens glandulifera chromosome 3, dImpGla2.1, whole genome shotgun sequence and contains these coding sequences:
- the LOC124929286 gene encoding pentatricopeptide repeat-containing protein At2g17670, translating into MGKIPPGLKQVAQYQASTILKNHSSPSPPPVPKKPRNFPDKSSNRTPRKSSTTQNPHAPSIIFKSPSLSDAKTLFNSFIASVSPSSVASKFPNSFLQSFSAVSSLDDSISLIKHMAQTHTVFSPERSTYHIILSQACKSSDVPLSSVRRTLDLMAQEGFPPDKVTTDIAIRSLCSVDRLDDAVDLIKELCLRHAPPDSYTYNCVIRCLCKNRCLSTVNNFIRELRESFDVKPDLIAYTILIDNVCNQKNLREAIRLLDLLNQEGFKPDTYVYNIIMKGYCMLSRASEVLWVFNKMNEDKVEPDLVTYNTLIFGLSKSGRVNLAQKYLKVMAEMGHFPDAVTYTSLMNGMCREGNVLSALELLEEMESKGCDPNSCTYNTLLQGLCKAKKLDKATELYSAMKSGEMKLESGSYGSLVRALCRNGRVADCYEVFDYVVDSKSLTEVSAYSTLEINLKWLKKAKEQGLAV